The following is a genomic window from bacterium.
GCAGGGGGCGCTCGAGCTCATGTGGCGCCTCGAGCGCGCGCTGTGCGCCGTGGTCGGGGTGGATCGCGTCACGCTCCAGCCGGCGGCCGGGGCCCACGGCGAGTGGACGGCGCTGCGGATGATCCAGGCCTACCAGCGCTCGCGAGGCGAGGCGCGCACGGAGGTCCTGGTGCCCGACTCCGCCCATGGCACCAACCCCGCCAGCGCCGCGCTCAGCGGCTTCCGCGTGGTCGAGGTGAAATCCGGCCCCGACGGCCGCATCAGCCTGGCCGACCTGGAGTCCAAGCTGTCGCCGAGGGTGGCGGCGCTCATGCTGACCAACCCCAACACCTTGGGTCTGTTCGAGAGGGAAATACTGGATATTGCGGAAATGGTGCATGCGACTGGTGCCATGCTGTACTACGACGGCGCCAACCTCAACGCCTTCATGGGCATCTGCCGGCCGGGCGACATGGGGTTCGACGCCGTGCACATGAACCTGCACAAGACGTTCACCACGCCGCACGGCGGCGGCGGCCCGGGGGCCGGGCCCGTGGGGGTGAAGGCGGACCTCGTCCCGTTCCTGCCGACGCCCACGGTGGAGCGCACCAACGGTCACCTCACCCTCGACTTCAAGCGGCCGCAGTCCATCGGGCGGGTGCGCAGCTTCTACGGCAACTTCGGCATGCTCGTCCGCGCCTACACCTACATCGTTGCCATGGGCGGTGACGGGCTCACCCAGGCCTCCCAGGATGCGGTGCTGGCCGCGAACTACCTCCGCAAGCAGGTGGAGGGCGACCTCGAGATGCCGCACGCGGGGCCGTGCATGCACGAATTCGTCGCCAGCGCCCGCAACCTGGGCAACGACGGCGTCCGCGCCCTCGACGTCGCCAAGGGCCTGCTGGAGCGCGACTTCTATGCGCCGACGGTGTATTTCCCGCTGGTGGTGCCCGAGGCGATCATGGTCGAGCCCACGGAAACGGAGAGCAAGGCCACGCTGGACGCCTTCGCCGCGGCGATCAAAGAGATCGTGGCGGAGGCCAGGACCAACCCGCAAGCGCTCCACGACGAGCCCCGAAGCCTGCCCGTCGGCCGCCTCGACGAGGTGGCCACCGCGCGGCAGATCAACGCCTACCTGCAAGGCCAGGCGGAAGATCCGGTTCTGCGCTGGAAACCCTCCTCCTAGGCTGAGCCGGCGCCCGGCGCGCCCGCGGCCCGGAGCCCTGGTTAAGGCCCGCCGGTGGCCGTGTTTGAATTCGAAATCGGGTAGAATTAGGGGCCTGAACCTCTGCCCAGTTGATCCCTACGAGTTCTCCACGCTGGGAGGGCCGATTCCCCGGTGATCGAGGCCAAAACCCCGCCCCCGGACCGCAATCACAGGCCCAAACCCCTAGGCGCGGACGTGGCGTACACCGCCGAGCAGATCCAGGTCCTCGAAGGCCGGGAGCACGTGCGGCGGCGTCCGAGCATGTACATCGGCTCGACGAGCTCGACCGGCCTGCACCACCTGGTCTACGAGGTGGTCGACAACGCCGTCGACGAGGCCCTGGCCGGCTACTGCACCAGGATCCTGGTCACCCTGCACGCCGACGGCAGCTGCTCGGTCGAGGACGACGGGCGCGGGATCCCGGTCGACATCCACAAGAAAGAGGGCCTTTCCGCCCTCGAGCTGGTGCTCACCCGCCTGAACGCCGGCGGCAAGTTCGGCGGCGGCGGCTACAAGGTGTCCTCCGGCCTGCACGGCGTCGGCGTCTCCGCGGTCAACTTCCTCAGCCAACGCCTCGAGGTTTGGGTCCACCGCGGCGGCAAGGTCCACCACCAGGAATA
Proteins encoded in this region:
- a CDS encoding glycine dehydrogenase subunit 2, translated to MSEPLSFEKSRPHAQGPRLPDAEVVAPEPAELLPRDLLRAKPPRLPRLSEPEIMRHYSRLASLNYSISEQFYPLGSCTMKYNPVVNEAAAALPGFAGLHPYQDEDTVQGALELMWRLERALCAVVGVDRVTLQPAAGAHGEWTALRMIQAYQRSRGEARTEVLVPDSAHGTNPASAALSGFRVVEVKSGPDGRISLADLESKLSPRVAALMLTNPNTLGLFEREILDIAEMVHATGAMLYYDGANLNAFMGICRPGDMGFDAVHMNLHKTFTTPHGGGGPGAGPVGVKADLVPFLPTPTVERTNGHLTLDFKRPQSIGRVRSFYGNFGMLVRAYTYIVAMGGDGLTQASQDAVLAANYLRKQVEGDLEMPHAGPCMHEFVASARNLGNDGVRALDVAKGLLERDFYAPTVYFPLVVPEAIMVEPTETESKATLDAFAAAIKEIVAEARTNPQALHDEPRSLPVGRLDEVATARQINAYLQGQAEDPVLRWKPSS